The Malus sylvestris chromosome 14, drMalSylv7.2, whole genome shotgun sequence genome segment gctgctgtgagaataagctgaaaatcaaaggaaaagctgaagctgctatttgctgctttgaaaaaaagccaattttttcaaagcacacggagttacagtgctcctttaatgaaaagacacactatcatcctgattttttttccaaaagcactttcataaaaaagtttaccaaacactctactggctttatttcacagcagcttattctcacagcacagccgcttattcttacagcagttttttttcaaagcacagcaataccaaaccagccctaaaatGTGTAAGGAAGGACAAAAGTGTGGATGCAGAGATGGAAGGCATTACTTGGGCTCTAGCCAATGAAGTTGGCACGGTATCGTTCGCTTTTGTTCGTAAGGAGGGCAATCAAGCGGCGCATTCCGAggcgtttattaaaaaaatagaggTTCTTTTAATTGGGATCATATCAGTCCCGAATTCTTCTTTAATGTATTAGCGGAAGACGGAAATATTTCAATTAGAATAAAGTCAAGTTCATCTCTCgacaaataagaaaaaaaaaactcggtTCAAATaagtaagagtaaattgtagtaatagttcttcaattttaatcaaattagagcaatgatcactcaactaaaaatccattaccattggtccctcaactcatcaaaatgtgtagatataatcattttcatcaactttgtcaaaatgagttatgttagaaggaccattgctataattggggtccctcaactcatcaaaacgtgtagttaTAATCTTTTTCGTCAATTTcatcataattttgtcaaaatgagttatgttgaaaggataattgctacaattaggttaaagttgaggaaccattgctcgaattaggttaaagttgagagaccatttcttcagtttgattaaagttaagggaccaatggtaatagatttttagttgagggaccatagctgcaagttttgatgagttaagagaccaatgataataaatttttagttgagagaccattactctaattgatttaaaattAAAGAACGTAACTACAATTTAGTCAATAAATAAAGATGTCCGAAAATTCTAATATTCCACCCTATGTTGGAAAATAAGGATTTTAATGCCAGATATTTATTTCAATTAGATACCACGTGTCCGCATCTCACACGAATATCGGAAACTTTACAGCCTTTATACACCGTCGATCCACATGGTGCCACGTCATCCCTGTCGTCTCCCACGTATATAGATAAACCTTTCCCGCACAGACCTCTTCGCTCCCATCATTTTTATTTcgctctccttttcttctccaaATCGTACGGCCTCAGATCCATCGTCGCCGAAGAAACAGAGACTGATCGACCGGAAACGTCATCGTCGCGGTCGGTGAAGATGTCGTCCGGCACGTGCTCCACCGTCGAGCCCGCGGGCGCGGGAGAGATCATGCTGTTCGGCGTGCGCTTGGTGGTCGATTCCATGAGGAAGAGCGTCAGTTTGAACAATCTCTCGCAGTACGAGCAGCCTCAGGAGGCCGCCTCCAACAACGGCAATAACGGCACCGCCGCCGGAAAGGATGACGCGGCGCCCGGTTACGCCTCCGAGAACGACGTCGTTCACAATTCTGGCGGGAATCGCGAGCGCGAACGCAAGCGaggtcagtctctctctctctctctctctttctctctttctccccgATAATCTCCGATCAGTGATTCTAAACTCATCAATCATTCAGTCAATTATGTTTATTGTATTGGATTCATAAAAAAACTGGAACAAATTTGAACAGTGTTTTGGTCACCGGTAACAAAATTTGCGTTTTTGGACATAACATTTGAATTTTGCATGttctaaattaatcaaattGCTAATTTTGTTTATCTGTGTTAATCGATCACTTTCGATAtcggaaaaaagaagaaatttcaTTTGAATTTAGTTAATTTTGGTTGAAGAATGTGTATTTATTGTTTATTGTTGTAATCAGGGGTTCCATGGACGGAGGAAGAGCACAAGCTTTTCTTGCTTGGATTGCAGAAAGTAGGGAAAGGAGATTGGAGAGGGATCTCAAGAAACTTCGTGAAGACTCGCACCCCGACTCAGGTTGCCAGCCACGCACAGAAATACTATCTGCGCCGGAGCAACCTCAATCGCCGGCGCCGCAGGTCTAGCCTCTTCGACATCACCACTGATACGGTAACGATTTAATACCCTCTAGTTCTGTAACAATTAATCCAATTCAATTCATGTCTTTTGAGTTTTGTTGGAGCTTAATATGTTCATATGGATCTTAAAATTAGTTGGTTTGCAGTCATTTGAATTGGCGGACCTTGTTTATAAGTGCTTTAGTGAATGAAATGGGTATGCAATTTCTGAAATTTCGATGCGATTTTCTCCCTGATGAGTTTCTAGTGTGAGCATAAGATTATTTACATTTTGGCAGTTCAAGATTCGGATTGCTTTTGCTAGCTCAACAAAGCTAACAAAACGAAATCAGATTGTGGATTTGTTATTCTGCTGAGTGGATGTTATAATTTCGTTTGCCTAATCAGTTGTTTTCAACATTTTTCGACATTTTTTCACCACCACCAAAGGAAAAGGTAAGCTTATCATGATAACTTCTTTTTCTTGTGTGTTAGGTCGCTCCAACTCCAATGGATGAAGAGCAAGTACAGCATCAAGATAACATATCTCAGTCCCAGTTGCATCCGTTGCCACCCCCGCCACCATCCGAGTCTCGCAATGCTGGTGGATTTTCGATGGTGCCAAATTTTGCAAGGACTGTAGGTCCAGCTGTCTTGCCAGTTCACATTGAGAACCCAATGGGTAATCTAGCTCTTCGACAAGCAAATCCCGAGAATAGTACTTCGGGCAAGCTCGTCCACCCAGTTGCCCTTCATTCGGCCCCTCATGCGACCGCAATATCTGACCTAAACTTGAACTCAACGACGGACACATCGACCCTAACTCTCAACCTCTCCTTGTCAATGGACTCGAGGGAACCGTCGTCAAGGCATTCGGCTTTCCAGACAATGCCAGGATTCAGCAACGGGGATAGCATGATCAGTGTCGCTTGAGAGCGTCGATTTGGGGGAATGGTTTATAATTTAGGCAAGGTAAATTAGGTGACTGAactgtttttcttcttctagttTGTTGTACAGACCCTTAAAGATAATATTATGTCCTTTTCTTGCTGTTTTTCTGCTATTATAATTCAGATccttggtttcatttcggtgcTTTTGTTACTGGCGTGTTGGTCCCCTCCCCTTGATGGGGCCTTGTCCAAACTCACTAGTGGCTTTCATAGCTTTTTAaggtgggaaaaaaaaaaaaaatctgaagttGGGTTTTGGGGAACATCGTTTGGTATACCGAGTGTTTTAATACAGGAGGttagatttttaaaactttttgacaacttatattatgacacttggtgtATTGAACAGTATTAAAAATTTTCTCCTTCAGCACCCCACGGTGATGTCACCATGGCGTATTGGACTCACGGGGATGTCACCATAGCATAGGTATACCGTTACTGTGGTGTTCTATGTCAATGAAATAGGAATTACATGGACAAAAATTTATACACGTCTTGTACAGGATGTCATTGTGGTGATGGATCCGTATTATGTAAGTCCTCTATCATCGCATTCTGAACTAGTATAAAAACGTGTCTTAACAATCATGTGCTAGTGATACAACATTTGTCTGCCACAACGTTCCGTCTCGTGTAGGTCTTTCTTCATGAGTGGAGAGCATCCTCTTATCCTTTACTTATTTTGGATGGACAAATTTAGTTCTGCGATTGTGGATTGAATGTGGCATGGCCGTCAAGGATGGTGGTTGTATATAGAAAAGTGCATGCGACATTGGCGAATGCCTTATCAAAACGAAATGTCTAAGATGAATTCAAAGTGTCAACTTTAATGAGTTAGGTCGGCTTTTGGCACCATTGGATTAGGCAGAAAAATGGTTGCTTTCACCGCCACTATTTGAATAGGCTGAAAGCACTTTTTCGAATGCTGTTAAAACGCTTCCATCagattttgataaaaataactaaaattgcttttgaattttaaaactactttttgttcttggtgctTTCTGGAGAAGCATTTCCAAGTGTGGCGAGGATTATTTTGATAATAATCATCGTGAATTCGTAATATTGATACATAactcgtttggaagtgtttttaaaataagtgaaagcgcttttagttaaaatttgaaaccaattcttattaaaaattcaagtagATCTTGAAAAGCACTACAAATGCTTCCTACAAAAAGCGAATATATGGTGCTTCattcaaaaaatatttaaagtgtttttaggACCCAAAATCCATTTCATCAAAAGCACTTTAATCactttaaaagcacttccaaatgagcccaaacatattttattttttcggaTAAAAAAATGGATTCATTGTGACACAGAATTCATGGTCATCCACCGTTGAATTTGATATCAAGTGTCCTTTCCTCAAAACATAAGGACTATTGAAAGTGGAATAAACTGTGCATGTTAAACACACTCGAAAAGCCAATACTTCTACCAAGTTTTCCTTCCTGTCCTTTGACTCTCCAGTTTTCCGCTTTCGAGCAGAGCCTTCAGGTCAGTTTATATAGACGAAAGCCGCGGTTTAGGAGCCACGAAAGTATATCCCCGGAAGTGCTCACCCGCAGTCGGTGTCGGAGCGGGTGAGTCGTCCAGAGCCATTGCAGTCCAGCACCGGTCAAAGTTGGCCGTGCAGTCTTTCCCACTCACATTTGGTTTGAACTTTGGGAGCACTTCTCTGGCCTCCAACTTCTTCCAGTTGATCGATCGAATAATGGATCCCTGCTCAAAAGCCTACAAGTATACACAATAAAATTCACATAGAACGGTTCACAGGGTAAGCAATCAAAGACAGTCAATAAATTTCCAACTACACATAATTTCAAAAGGAAAGTAAAGACAGGATCTTTGGTACATAAAGGCCTCGTTTGGCGTCTATGCTTGGATAAGATTAGATAACTCACTAGATTCAATATTCGTCAAATGAAAATATGGACTAGCCGTGAAGCAAACTCCCTTACAATTCTACCGTTTTTGTCAGGATTCGAAGGGCTAAGTTTCCTTAACAACTAATGCATCTATTAGATTTAACCGGGACAAAATTTGAAAGTGGCATTCATTTCTTCGTTCAATACATGAGTTATCCGATCTAATCCTAGACACCAAATGAGGCCATAAAgattgagatttaaaatcccAGCAAGCTTTTCAagcaatttttaatttaaattcactaaaattaattaaaagaaaataaaaatcacaaaaactagAACCTAAAAGAGgggaaattttgaaaaaatagcCAATTTTAGAGACAGGATAGAATTTTAGCCTAACTTTCTACATTTTTATAATTCTAACCAAAAATCTGGATAAAAAGTCTTTATTACCCCTAATAATactaggaaactttaacgaaagtTCCCGGTACTGtacactttaacgaaaaaccatatttttacactaaaaagtcaatcatgttactattcactttacactttattttttatttatcgttaaaactcaaaattttcaagctcatttcattaattttcctataaTACTAATTCTCTCCGGGCCGTGTACGTTTCCCTCTCTCCTTCATTATTCGCCGGCGAGGACCTGCGAAACAAGAACAGTTGTAGCGGGCACCTTTTTGTGGTTCTCCTGAATTTAAtcatctcatatcatgttttacTAACAACTAAGGAATGAAGATGTATCGATTCACCTGAACTCGTTAAGTGCATTCGGAAATGTACATGCATTTAAATTGCGATTGCTAGAGAGATGAGTAAATACATTCAATTTCCAGCAGAACTTTCGAAAATGCTGGGACTtggaaaatttcaaattaaagaCAACATCGGAATTGAAATTTCCAATCCAACTTGCATCCCTACACTTGGCCGATTGACAAATGATGTGGAACATGAGCGATTCAACGGTCTAGATTACAACATATgaatcaatcaaacaaacaaagctTTCAATATAATTTGTTCCTTTTTCCTAGCATCGGAAACCAATTGAAAAAATCTCCGGAACCTAAACAATGCAACTGTTTGGATTACAATATACTGAAGCTTTCAATATAATTTGTACAACCACTgaccaccgccaccgccaccacaGCTTCCGATATCCGACGACATGAAAGGACGGAATACTCCTAAAGAATGCCtaaatttttctttccttcaGTAATCTACAACTCTATACCATGCCATCCTACCCGACAATGCCAAGGAAACCAACCACTCATACAGAAACCGGCCGCTCTCTTCGATACATGTGTAGGGCATTCAATCTCCTTAAAAATTGGAGAATCAAACTAAAACACTGAAACAATATGAGAAAAATACACAGTAGACAACTCATTTTACCGTCGACAGCCGAGGCGTGAGCAAAATGGCCACTCTAAGACGACTAATCTCTCCTTTACGATACAGGTGCTATGCTCAACTCAAGTGGCCTCAAAGATTGTTGAACAATCTCCACAACTGTTCTATTACGGCGGCAAACATCCGATAGGTCCTCAATTGGAACAGATAGAGCATTATCGTCAGCCCCGGACACAGCATCTGACAATGCCTTCAAGAATCTCGAACGCTCAACTTCTGTCACAGCCGTCAAAGGAATTAAAGAAACACTCTCCTTGGCCCACTCCACTGACTGTGGCCCATAAGCTCGAGATAAAGATAGTAGTGTGTAGGTTACCTGTGCGATGGGAGAGCACAGTGAAATTCCAGACATGTATCGAAGACACATACGATCAATACTCATGCAATTGACAGTGATTGTAACAGTCGATGCTGATAATACAAGTAAAAAATTACCAGTTCTCGTCGGGAGCTTGGAAGTGCTCCTGTTAGTGAAGCAATTAAGATTCTTGTGATGCTGGACCCTCGAGGAATAATGACAGAATTCCTGATTGGTAAGTATTGTTTTCCCTCGGCAGAGTTTGCAAGATCAAATATATCGGATAAGAACGTTAATATTGACTTCGATGCCTCTCTGCAAAGAAGAGAATGAAAAGGTAAATAGCCACGCTCaaccataaagataattgataTCAAACACGGAAAGAAAAAGTCTCTGACTTTTAACGACACAGTAACACCATGTACCAAAGATCACTTGATACACGCAGAATCAGAAATCTAACAAGGCTAAGTAGGAGCCTTCAACAGAGTAAAACTTCCAAATAAATAACGACAAACTTGAGATACAAAAACAGAGGGGAGGGCAAAGTTGTtgtgaaacaaaaaataatttcttcaaCAAAGATCTGACTCAACTGCAACTAGATATTTAACTGAACATGGTAAAAACTAATTTTACTGAAAAAGTTGAGGTCGAGTTGAAATTACTACACACACAGTGATGCAATGGTCGtcatacccagtgcacaaggctcccgctttaagcAGGCTCTTGGAAATTgtttgaatttcaaaatttcaaacttctatttacatggagagagagagagtacctatGCTGCACTGTAATCCCAATCAGCGAGCAATCTACTAATAATGGAAATACAGCGGATGGAATAAATAATTGAGGACAATAGCGAATGCATCTTGATGCCAACAGAAAACAATCATCTGCTATATCAGGTCTTGCAGTAAATTCCTGCAATAGTTGTGTAAGTTAACTACAAGAAAGAtaatatttgaaagaaaaatcaattGCAGGCTCCAGCTCAATGAAAACTTACCTGAATGCTAGTGAGAAGATGTGTGGTGTGCATAAAAAGTGCTTCAATCAAACTTTTCAAATAATTTGCACAATATGGGTCAGAACCAAATATCTGCATCATAAGAAGCAACAAATGAACCAATTTAAATTTATAGAAAacgacaaaaaagaaaagaaagcaaaaattcaggtttttggGTTTAGCGGATAGCTTGCCTTTATAACTTCGCTAGATAAATAGAGGAAGCATGGTTGGTGATGCTGTTGATATAAACCTTGAATCTCCTCCAGCATTGCTCCAATTGTAAATTCCATGTACCTTCCAGAAGTCCTCACCTATAGAAGGACAATGAGTAAGACAAGAAAGATTTCAATAAAACACTACCAGACAATCAAATTAATATGGCTCACACAAGCCGCTAATGATACAAAAAAGGGATGCTCTCTAGACTAACTCTTCAGCACATCATGTAAGGCAATGGAAAAATTTTTAAAGACCCACACACGAGGCGGCAGGCAAAAGGACAGGTACCATAGTTGAATCACATAACACAATGCATTCAATGTATACAGTAGCATGCAAAAATTCAAGTCTACAATAGCTTCAGTGAACTAAATTTAACATTTTAGAAGCTGGATCAACAAACTCACAGCATATTTGCAAGCTCGGCACAGAGACTCCATTGTCTGCATATCCCAAGCACGACTTCACCATAAACATTCAAAACATGAATAAGAATAAATAGAGATTAATATCAATACTGAAATATGTTACACAACCAGGAATGTAGAAACACTTACATATCAAATATGGCTTTAAAAATTGGCCAAAGTCTTTGAATTGCATCTGCCACAGCTTCTGCATGTTTCACATACCTAAAGATGTATCCAAATCGATCGATGTGAACGGTTAAATCACGAGCAGGCTTGCTATTTAGCGTGTCTGGGCCCTGGCGGACAACTTCCTGGTTATTGACAGCAGTAAATCAGCATATCACCAACAAAAGGATTCATACGTAGATTTCCTTCTAAAACTGAAACACACCTGTAAAGGAGTAACAACGGGCAAGCACAAGGCCTCCAAAGCCCTCTTAGCATGATCTGGGGGAAGTTCAGTAATGACCTTGCTGCATGCGACAATTCAATAGACACTTGGATCAGCTGTATCATGCAAAACTACATAGATCATGCAAGATTGGACGATGCAGAAAATAGTTACCTTAAGGCTTCAACTAGATGTAGTGAATCATCAGCAGAGACCTTAAAACTGCCTTCACCATTCACTGCCCCATGGTATGTATGGAAGAGTCCATCCAAACATCCAGAGAGCTTTAACCGGCAATCTGCATCCAAATATAAAGCATCCATAGAGATAGAGTTATCAACTATGAGGCTGACTAGATTAGTCAAAAAACTAAGGAAATTTTTTCTATTGAACTCATGTGATTTAGTACCATCACAAATCTGCCTAAATGCTACAGCTGCAGCTGCTGCACAATCAGATATACCCATGCCACTCATGAGGATATGTAGAACTGAAGGCAGTATGGACGGTCCGCCGGATGCAACATCAAGCCACTTTGAATACGCTCCAATAGTTAAGCAAACTGCAACACTCTCCACATGCAGGTAAAATGAATTTAGTACACCATATTAGACAGACTGGTGAAATATAACTTCTATAAAACATAACCATTCACGACAGATGAACTATACCTAATAAAAATACATTACCTGTCTGAAGTAGTTGAGGATGCTGAGGTAGTTTTAGCAGCCTATCCATAACCTGTGCACatcaaagaaagcaaaagagaagcgAGTTTATGAGATCATAACTTTGGTATTACTTCAGTTTCAACTTCTATAGGACAATAGTAAAACTAGAAAATACTTAGACATGAATTTGCACAACATCATACCTTGGGCATTACTTCAGCTTCTACTGTTGAAACATATGTTGATATAGCCCGGATGCCGAACAAAGCAGCTTCCGCTGGGTGCCATTCACTTTGTTCATTGTGACAGCAAGCTGCAGCcttaataaaatgaaaatatcATGTC includes the following:
- the LOC126598395 gene encoding transcription factor MYB1R1-like, whose amino-acid sequence is MSSGTCSTVEPAGAGEIMLFGVRLVVDSMRKSVSLNNLSQYEQPQEAASNNGNNGTAAGKDDAAPGYASENDVVHNSGGNRERERKRGVPWTEEEHKLFLLGLQKVGKGDWRGISRNFVKTRTPTQVASHAQKYYLRRSNLNRRRRRSSLFDITTDTVAPTPMDEEQVQHQDNISQSQLHPLPPPPPSESRNAGGFSMVPNFARTVGPAVLPVHIENPMGNLALRQANPENSTSGKLVHPVALHSAPHATAISDLNLNSTTDTSTLTLNLSLSMDSREPSSRHSAFQTMPGFSNGDSMISVA
- the LOC126598377 gene encoding transportin MOS14-like isoform X2, whose product is MNLHSEFIPGFLELLTVLPEEVSNYKIAARPERRRQFEKELTSQMEIALNILTACLNINELKEQVLEAFASWLRLKHGIPGSVLASHPLVLTALSSLNSELLSEAAVNVISELIHYTAAGSSGGVSVQMPLIQVLVPQVMNLKGQLRDSSKDEEDVKAITRLFSDMGDSYVELIATGSDESMLIVHALLEVASHPEYYIASMTFNFWHSLQVNLTRWESYISFVNESSIEAERNRRLEVFRPAYESLVSLVSSRIQYPQDYQDLSYEDLKEFKQTRYAVADVLIDAASVLGGDATLRILYMKLDEAAACCHNEQSEWHPAEAALFGIRAISTYVSTVEAEVMPKVMDRLLKLPQHPQLLQTVCLTIGAYSKWLDVASGGPSILPSVLHILMSGMGISDCAAAAAVAFRQICDDCRLKLSGCLDGLFHTYHGAVNGEGSFKVSADDSLHLVEALSKVITELPPDHAKRALEALCLPVVTPLQEVVRQGPDTLNSKPARDLTVHIDRFGYIFRYVKHAEAVADAIQRLWPIFKAIFDIRAWDMQTMESLCRACKYAVRTSGRYMEFTIGAMLEEIQGLYQQHHQPCFLYLSSEVIKIFGSDPYCANYLKSLIEALFMHTTHLLTSIQEFTARPDIADDCFLLASRCIRYCPQLFIPSAVFPLLVDCSLIGITVQHREASKSILTFLSDIFDLANSAEGKQYLPIRNSVIIPRGSSITRILIASLTGALPSSRRELVTYTLLSLSRAYGPQSVEWAKESVSLIPLTAVTEVERSRFLKALSDAVSGADDNALSVPIEDLSDVCRRNRTVVEIVQQSLRPLELSIAPVS
- the LOC126598377 gene encoding transportin MOS14-like isoform X1; its protein translation is MELQNTVKEALNALYHHPDDGVHLQADRWLQDFQRTLDAWQVADNLLHDATSNLETLIFCSQTLRSKVQRDFEELPSEAFHPLRDSLNNLLRKFHKGPPKVRTQISIAVAALAVHVSAEDWGDGGIVKWLHEEMNLHSEFIPGFLELLTVLPEEVSNYKIAARPERRRQFEKELTSQMEIALNILTACLNINELKEQVLEAFASWLRLKHGIPGSVLASHPLVLTALSSLNSELLSEAAVNVISELIHYTAAGSSGGVSVQMPLIQVLVPQVMNLKGQLRDSSKDEEDVKAITRLFSDMGDSYVELIATGSDESMLIVHALLEVASHPEYYIASMTFNFWHSLQVNLTRWESYISFVNESSIEAERNRRLEVFRPAYESLVSLVSSRIQYPQDYQDLSYEDLKEFKQTRYAVADVLIDAASVLGGDATLRILYMKLDEAAACCHNEQSEWHPAEAALFGIRAISTYVSTVEAEVMPKVMDRLLKLPQHPQLLQTVCLTIGAYSKWLDVASGGPSILPSVLHILMSGMGISDCAAAAAVAFRQICDDCRLKLSGCLDGLFHTYHGAVNGEGSFKVSADDSLHLVEALSKVITELPPDHAKRALEALCLPVVTPLQEVVRQGPDTLNSKPARDLTVHIDRFGYIFRYVKHAEAVADAIQRLWPIFKAIFDIRAWDMQTMESLCRACKYAVRTSGRYMEFTIGAMLEEIQGLYQQHHQPCFLYLSSEVIKIFGSDPYCANYLKSLIEALFMHTTHLLTSIQEFTARPDIADDCFLLASRCIRYCPQLFIPSAVFPLLVDCSLIGITVQHREASKSILTFLSDIFDLANSAEGKQYLPIRNSVIIPRGSSITRILIASLTGALPSSRRELVTYTLLSLSRAYGPQSVEWAKESVSLIPLTAVTEVERSRFLKALSDAVSGADDNALSVPIEDLSDVCRRNRTVVEIVQQSLRPLELSIAPVS